In Numidum massiliense, a single genomic region encodes these proteins:
- a CDS encoding DUF951 domain-containing protein has translation MEKKQFGLGDIVQMKKPHPCGTNAWKIIRMGMDIRLKCTGCQHSVLLPRTRFERRLKKVLIPAAPEQEQQ, from the coding sequence GTGGAAAAAAAACAGTTTGGCTTAGGCGATATTGTACAAATGAAAAAACCGCATCCGTGTGGAACGAATGCTTGGAAAATCATTCGCATGGGGATGGATATTCGCTTAAAGTGTACGGGCTGCCAGCACAGTGTGCTATTGCCGCGCACCCGGTTTGAACGGCGCTTAAAAAAAGTGTTAATCCCCGCCGCCCCAGAGCAGGAACAACAATGA